Proteins from one Planctomyces sp. SH-PL62 genomic window:
- a CDS encoding MBL fold metallo-hydrolase, with protein MSRLIESPIASERRLTFLGTGTSSGVPVLGCDCSVCMSDDPRNNRTRPSVLLTFPAGNLLIDTGPEMRMQLLREGVRRVHAIAYTHPHVDHLFGLDDARVFPRWIGGPVPVYCEADTEDYIKRVFSYAFREETRAWPPGFVPKIDFERLVPYKAFEVLGETILPVRLHHGRFEVLGFRVGGLAYCTDVNRIPEETFEALQGLDVLILDALRFDPHPTHFHLDEALRVVERLKPRRALFTHCSHEFDHARVDAMLPPHVRLAFDGLVVPF; from the coding sequence ATGAGTCGGTTGATCGAGAGCCCCATCGCGTCGGAACGGCGTCTGACTTTCCTAGGCACCGGGACGTCGTCGGGCGTCCCCGTGCTGGGCTGCGACTGCTCGGTCTGCATGTCGGACGACCCGCGCAACAATCGGACCCGTCCCAGCGTGTTGCTGACGTTCCCGGCGGGGAACCTGCTCATCGACACCGGCCCCGAGATGCGCATGCAGCTCTTGCGCGAGGGGGTGCGGCGGGTGCACGCGATCGCCTACACCCATCCCCACGTCGACCACCTCTTCGGCCTGGACGACGCCCGCGTGTTCCCCAGGTGGATCGGCGGCCCCGTCCCGGTCTACTGCGAGGCCGACACCGAGGACTACATCAAGCGGGTCTTCTCGTACGCCTTTCGCGAGGAGACGCGGGCCTGGCCGCCGGGCTTCGTCCCCAAGATCGACTTCGAGCGGCTGGTGCCTTACAAGGCGTTTGAGGTCCTCGGCGAGACGATCCTGCCGGTGCGGCTCCACCACGGCCGGTTCGAGGTCCTGGGGTTCCGGGTCGGCGGCCTCGCCTATTGCACCGACGTCAACCGCATCCCCGAAGAGACCTTCGAGGCGCTCCAGGGGCTCGACGTCCTGATCCTCGACGCCCTCCGGTTCGACCCCCACCCGACGCACTTCCACCTGGACGAGGCGCTCCGGGTGGTCGAGCGGCTGAAGCCCCGGCGGGCGCTGTTCACGCATTGCTCGCACGAGTTCGACCACGCCCGGGTCGACGCGATGCTGCCGCCGCACGTCCGGCTCGCCTTCGACGGGCTGGTGGTGCCGTTCTAG